Genomic segment of Leptidea sinapis chromosome 30, ilLepSina1.1, whole genome shotgun sequence:
TCATTGAACGACAAgctttttaggtaatttttgaatatctcaatattataattactataattacatttgtacataaacatagatattttatttttaatgttaacacttTCGAAACTTAGAATTTGTGCTGTGTTATGGTCAGAAATATCGTAATTATGTAAAGAACCTATAGCGCcatcaatattacttattatatgatCAATGCATGTGCTATTTCTCGTTGGTAGATTAATGTGTAATCTAAAGTTAAAGTTTTGCACGATTTGCTTTAACTgttgagagattttattacaattcagtgtattaatattaaaatctcctgatataataatttttttattctttttacagtATTTCTGAAGCACGGTTcttagtttttcaaaaaatatacttacatcagAATCAGGTGTCCTGTAGATACaaatgataaacaaatttttgtccACTATGTCTATCCCACAACATTCAAATGCTTTCGGTTCACACAAAGTATGTAGGTATTCTAAATTTTTTGATCCTATCCCTTGTGATGTTAATATACAAACACCACCCCTTCTTTTTATTCTACTGTAATTTGATGCTAACAGatacccatttagttttatattactttcatgCCCTTTTGGAATGAATGTTTCCGTGAAGCATAGTATGTcaattttatctgtattttgCAGATCTTCAACCATGATTTCTATTAAGTCTTTCTTTGCTAGAAAGCCAGCAACATTTTGGTGAAGAACTTTACAAGTGCatgttgaattattaatttttggcacGAAAAAACAGTTTTTCCCCATTTTTGCTGTCATCaactttatttggtttaaaataaaaaggaattgtTCCCTTCTTTGGTGCATCCTGAGATGAATTTAAagtttgatcattttttgaagttacgcCATGAGTcactttcttaaaataatatggtatcGTTCCTTTTAGTGTGGAACGATTTATGTGtctttgttttttgaaattcaaaaaccttTTATTGTAGTCTATTTGGTCAATTACGAGATTTATTTTAtggcatatattataatacggcGTGTTATTTCGATAAATGTTTTCATCGAGATTAAGAAACGTACAATTAGGAAACTTGTTACATATCAATCGCAACATGTCATTAAGTTTCAGTTCATTCAAATGCCTACTGAAAGTCAcactagttacaataatatggaCTTGTGGTagagaatttatttttgtatataagtcagatgatattttaattggaTCACAGTCATTTTCACctacagttaatattaatttgtcgtTACAGGAAAAATCATACAACTCACAAGATTTGAGGATGTCCCCTGTCGTTGCATCGGGTTTGATGAACGcttcaattgtatatttttcatacgGATTAGTTCTTCTCGACTGAATGAGCGCTGAGGATAAATTTTTAGATTGTTGACTtcctataatgtaaatttttcttcctgattttctttgaatattggTACTTTTTTGAGcgagttttttattaaattcagaaTTTAGTGGTACTGCTGGtgcattttctaaattaattggtatttgttctattgctttatgagatattatattgttctgTATAGAGGATTTTACTGACGGTGTGCGTTTAgatttctttgtttttgttcGTAGCGGTGTGGAGTTGATTGAAGAATTACCGTCGCttagcaatgttttaagtaattttatttgtttttcattttcttcaattaactttctttgttttgtgttttctaTATTTAGTTGGGCAATTTCTTCATGAGCACTTTCTAATTGCCCAGATAGGGTTGCTAAGTCCTGTTTAAGGTCTAAAACCTGTGAGCTTTCGACAGTACCAAGATCTGGTAAACTACATGTGCTGACATCTCTGAATGTTGAATTATGTAGGTCTTTCATTGAActacaaaatgttatattttctaatgATTGATTATGTAGTGTGAGAGTATTCTTGCTGgataaattactaatatttgaaATGGTTTTATCTAACGAGATACTTTGTGTCAGCTGTTCagtatttgaaagattttttatttcctgTGTAGAGCTTTTCCTACATTTATGACATTTCCATTTGAGTCTCTTATCGGTCGACATTGAATTGTATCTTTTTAAAGTAATGCTAGCACATTTTAAGTCAAACGTGTTATTGCAATTAGTACATTCCAAATATTCTTTCACTTTTATAGTGTGTGTGCATGTTGCGCAGATATTCCTTCGTTTTGATCTGGTATACATcctgctataatattatttacaataggaAAATATTATGATCTATGCTCAATCAATTATATGTAAAAGGACaatcaattatttacaaaaaaagccttaataaaaattaaaatacaaaataaattatgtacctTGTTGTAACAGTAATCTAATGAAACCCTAATGAAACGTCGAAGATTGCACTCGGAGTTCAAAGGTATTTAGTGCCGGATGAAAcggttaatttctgtgaagtAACGCCTGTATTTGAAGTATCGATACTAAACTTCAttataaaactaatgtaaaacagacttgatttataatttttacttatcttTTGATTTCAACTTTTACGGAGACAACCGCTCACTGACACCATGACactcgaaacacaatattgaaatattaatactaatattactcGATGAAATAAGGATTCTATAAACTGGATTgtcacatattttaaatttaacttcaaaatttagtattttacacCGTAAACATCCTCACActactcaaaataattaaatacaattaaagtgTTAGGGAGCACTCAAGAAACACGTCACTTTGTCCGATCGACCGATCCGACTCATACCTACCCGTAGATTTGTTGTAATTACCTACACATTGATAACACAAATAGTATGTAAGTACTACcattaatataatagtaaaacaTGTTTACAACAGTTTTTTGTTCAGCGTGACTCAAATTTCTACCCATGCCGCTGTTCGTGCATCCCGGTCTTTATAAAGTTCATTCGACTGGTCCCATATGACAGGGTGGCACTGTACTTCCACAATAACTCTTTCGGTGTCAAAAGCCATTTTTCTAAGAACGTGCGTACGACCCGGATCAGCTAGCGCTATTGACTGAACAAGTCCGTACGTGTTACCGCTGGCGGGCTCCCGCGCGTGCCCCCGCGCCAATTTCCGTCGTACGGAGGCGGGCCCCGCTGAGCGGGCGCGGGGCGCGCGTCCCCGTGACGGACGCCCGCGCGACGGAGCACTTTTGTATGAAACCGCGCCCGCACCCGCTTGACGCAGTGTCGGGCCTAAAGTAATTGGTGATTATCGTCTACCACGCGGCTCGCTCCGACCCTCGCGCAAGATCTTGAATCCCAGCCAGATTGCTCTTCCGATCCGGATTTACTACCCTTCCGCACTTCCCTAACTGCACTGAATGTCACAAGATGCGAACTGAATAGTTCGCGATCATAATCAGATATGCTGACAACTATGCGcagaatatttttatgcatcGAGCCTGCACGagataataaacaatttaataatgtaGGTACTTTACAAATTACATGAcaatcttcgaattcaaaaatggaTCCGTAACATAGATTACTAATAAGTAGGAATGCACTAAGTACGTTCGGGAACTATCGACGACTCGACAGAAACCAGAAAACATCAATTCGACATCGTTCTCAACAATTTCGAATTTCACGAAGCACTACGCAGCGAATTTTGACGAAAGATCTCCAACCTTACAAAATTCAGCTTTCTCAGGAGCTCAAACCATTGGACCATACAAAAGCACACTTCGAAATAGAAAGCTAATGAGCAAAGTTAAGTGAATGCCGTTTTCGAATAAAATCATCTTCACCTATGAAGCGCATTTCTCTCATATCTCAATGACTTTGTGAATAAACTAAACTGCAAAATTTGGGATTCAGAAAATCCTAATAGTCTGGTGCGGATTTTGGTCAAGCGACTTGATTgggcctaattttttttaaacgagtACTGAACAGCACTCTTTACAGGAACATGATAACGGAGTTACTGTGGCATCAACAGGATAGCATAAACCTAGATGACATAAGGTTTCAGCAGGATGCCGCCACcgcgcaaaaaaaaaagtcgATTTATTGCAGCAACTATTTTCAGACCAAATCATTTCCCAAAAGTCTGACGTCAGCTGGCCACCaagatcatttattttaatcatcattcaaCGCCGTGTGCGAATAAACCGGAACAATTACTGAGCTCAAAGCCGAAATTCAACCCGTTATCGATAAAACCAAACCGTCAATTCTCATTAAAAGagaagagcgctttcgcactacgccATACCCGTGAAAACTCGGCCCGAattagtcgtagaactatttctatggtagtttaagCACTAGATTCCGTCAATAGTTAATCTCCGTTTCGCAGAAGATTACTGACGGATCGAAGTAGCCATAGTATTGTTTGTATGAAGCTCGCGTGTAGTGTTGATCTACCTTCATaggtaaacaataataaatatcgtCCGATTAAGAACTGTCTTATACTTGTGCCTAAATCTGACTGCAAGCATTTCTTCTGGTCGTGTAAGTACCTACATGTCTAAATTTTGTGTCTTTTcgaaaaatattatcttttatgtgATGTAAAATGAAATCGAAATTGCGTAAATAACCCGAATTTGATCAGAGTTTTCTGGATCTGTATTTTCAAGGATACGGATCGGACTTGCTGCGAAAGCGCTTAAAGGCTTTTGAAAAATCAGACCCACAAAGTTATTTTCGGGCCACATTGAATGTTATTATGACGTGTTGCAGAGGTTTTTGTGTTCCAAACATCgtattaaattgtattataaaaagaacaaaaaatagtGGGATAACTAAAAAATTTCTGTAAAAGGGTAGATAATAACTCTAGAGAGTAAATACAAGTACGGGTTCGTAAGTCAGCGAATTGGCACGACCGAGGCGGAGGAAGCCAGTATATCGCACTTCATGAAatgtaattttgatttttgacaCTACCGAAATCTCAATTTTGATTCTCACGTGATTACTGGACCACCGAGAACCGACGGATAAATTAACATAAGATATGTATAAGCCTTTCCAGTTTCCTTTAGTTGTTACTGCAGTaggtaaataaaactaatttaatgaCACCATATAATTTTtggataatatatataatgtggtTGTACAAGATCCAAAAAGTAtggatataatatatgaattatttattgtatcatTTCTTCCTCCATAACTTTCGCCATCCAATCCGGTTCGGCGGCCGCAATCTTCTCAATTAAACTGTTCACTTGGTAACACAGACTTTGTATCTGTTTATCCCACTGAGGTAGAATATCTCGAGCTGAAACATAGCAAAATTATAACACACTCAACACCTATTTTGTCAATGGCCCAGGCATCATCAGCTGTTAGTGATTTGAGACGCCTTGCAGCTTTAAATCAAAGCAAAGACGCACTGcaaaagttaaattatgttGAAAATCCTTTAATTGCTTATGCATCAAAATCTGTCAAACCAAAATAAGTGATTACTTTAAATAAcatgattaaaattataaatgtataatttaatatctacatgtacgttataataataataaggggtattaaaacacaaatgtcAGTttcactcggcttcgcctcctatgataatagtatcacatgagtgttttaatacctaattatcaacagttgcatacaagactatctacacccataatatgaatcctctataaaagattctgaaacagttagcttactgctaacattaaaaaagccagtcgtagtaaccattacaccatccaaacgagtgttgtaatgttgtactgaatttattacaacactcgtttggataatgtaatggttattaggacattgggtgttttaatgttggcaataagcttactgtttcaAATCTGTagtagaggatttaaagcattggTGTGGATAAATATACTAACAAAATACCTACCATAGatataaaaatcacaaaaaaacaaaattctatcAAATCGgaatacaataatgcttgcacattacctAAAACTGCTTCTCACGGAAAGAAAAACAAAGGAACTGGTCGAAAACTTACTCTCAAAGTGCACGATGGAGTTGATCTGGTCGATGTGGCCGTTCATTCGGTTCTCGCTGATCATCTGGCTGGCGATGCGCTCGGCTCGCGCGGGAGGCGTCTCCAGAAGCGCACCCAGCTCCTCGAAGGTGATGTTGTTGTACAACTTGCTGGCCGACAGCAGGTTGTGTTCGAACACGGCGCGGTCCAGGATCGACGACCCGTCCGATATTTTAGCCTGGCCAAATTATGGACTTATATCATTAACGTACTTTGATCTTTCATACAAATGCTCATACGCggtgattatattattttaacacagCTTTCCACAAAGTTTTTGAACTAAGTAATACATTCACTGTAGTATCCAGGTTTCTATGGAAGTACCTAAGTTTTTCCCTCGCGAGATCCGAagtagaaccaaagtcactgacattgGTTGACATAGCCctgctgatttttttttatggaaaaaggaggacaatcgagcgtacgggtcacctggtgttaagtgatcaccgccgccaacattccCTTCCAACACCAccggaatcacaggagcgttgccggcctttaatgaaggtgtacgcgtttttttttgaaggtacccatgtcgtatagtcccggaaacaccgcacaaggaagctcatttcacagctttgtagtacgtggaagaaagctttcACACCTTAGAACGTAGTAGATTTCGGCTatatccgttttttacaagattatacccatcatctgtcaatccatcaatgactgcacgtttcatacaatcgagtaaatcgatttttttttcttagagagtttcgctacactggtgggcagggcacatagctcgacggacagatggcagttggggcagtaaagtcctcgaatggcgaccacgtaccggaagacgtagttttGTTAGgcccccccataagatggaccgacgatctggtcaagatcgccggaatacgctgGATGAGTCCATAAAACTTTGGCGGTTCACTATGTGGGTACTCTTAAATcgtaaaagtaaagaaaactgTTACATAAACATTCAACATGTAACGGGGTTATTAATGTGAAACATTTCTTTCACAACTTGTAAAGCTTTCTCAATATTTGTGAACAGCAGACCTAACCGAATGACAGTCGAGCGTTTAGTCGCAAACTCAATCGCTGTCGCCCTATTAACGAAAGTGAGGCGTATcgtcatttaaaataaaatttgaaagaaagaaaaaatgtttattgacgtcattatacattctgataatagttcttaaagttatactaatcaAATTATGATcgaatgacgccaatgggcccccaactcagcatagttgtggtttcgaaagaatccacaatgctggtcttccgtggaaaaccagagagcgctactaacgcacagtcctgtcacacgaaggtgtacaaactattaattctctatgagcacaaagcacaaaaaatagtgaaactcggatctaaaattaaaactaagtaacaacaaataaaaacaattaaacttgccgttgccacacaaaaca
This window contains:
- the LOC126973769 gene encoding uncharacterized protein LOC126973769 — its product is MYTRSKRRNICATCTHTIKVKEYLECTNCNNTFDLKCASITLKRYNSMSTDKRLKWKCHKCRKSSTQEIKNLSNTEQLTQSISLDKTISNISNLSSKNTLTLHNQSLENITFCSSMKDLHNSTFRDVSTCSLPDLGTVESSQVLDLKQDLATLSGQLESAHEEIAQLNIENTKQRKLIEENEKQIKLLKTLLSDGNSSINSTPLRTKTKKSKRTPSVKSSIQNNIISHKAIEQIPINLENAPAVPLNSEFNKKLAQKSTNIQRKSGRKIYIIGSQQSKNLSSALIQSRRTNPYEKYTIEAFIKPDATTGDILKSCELYDFSCNDKLILTVGENDCDPIKISSDLYTKINSLPQVHIIVTSVTFSRHLNELKLNDMLRLICNKFPNCTFLNLDENIYRNNTPYYNICHKINLVIDQIDYNKRFLNFKKQRHINRSTLKGTIPYYFKKVTHGVTSKNDQTLNSSQDAPKKGTIPFYFKPNKVDDSKNGEKLFFRAKN